One stretch of Euphorbia lathyris chromosome 7, ddEupLath1.1, whole genome shotgun sequence DNA includes these proteins:
- the LOC136235242 gene encoding V-type proton ATPase subunit c4-like yields the protein MSSASGFSGDETAPFFGFLGAAAALVFSCMGAAYGTAKSGVGVASMGVMRPELVMKSIVPVVMAGVLGIYGLIIAVIISTGINPKAKSYYLFDGYAHLSSGLSCGLAGLSAGMAIGIVGDAGVRANAQQPKLFVGMILILIFAEALALYGLIVGIILSSRAGQSRAE from the exons ATGTCTTCTGCTTCTGGTTTTAGCGGCGATGAAACTGCTCCCTTCTTCGGCTTCCTCGGAGCCGCCGCTGCCCTTGTCTTCTCCT GCATGGGTGCGGCTTATGGGACGGCGAAGAGTGGGGTTGGAGTGGCTTCGATGGGAGTGATGCGACCGGAGCTTGTTATGAAGTCGATAGTTCCAGTGGTTATGGCTGGAGTTTTGgggatttacgggttaattatAGCGGTTATTATTAGTACTGGTATTAATCCCAAGGCTAAATCTTACTATCTTTTTGATGGCTATGCTCACTTGTCCTCTGGTCTTTCTTGCGGACTTGCTGGCTTATCTGCTGGAATGGCAATTGGAATTGTTGGTGATGCTGGAGTCCG GGCTAATGCACAACAGCCAAAACTGTTCGTAGGAATGATTCTTATCCTCATTTTTGCTGAAGCACTTGCTCTGTATGGTCTTATTGTTGGAATCATTCTCTCATCCCGAGCAGGCCAGTCTCGTGCAGAGTAA